From a region of the Gossypium raimondii isolate GPD5lz chromosome 10, ASM2569854v1, whole genome shotgun sequence genome:
- the LOC105775096 gene encoding TPR repeat-containing thioredoxin TTL4 has protein sequence MEEFSPERRSGCGILNAVFGKRNFWPRRTTSTGSLHIINNNNNNVINDKTAANSNTKRRRSGSDETEFFGPEAPPLKPSVKSVPNHPKPHQQNLVQKPVVEQSRATTTATQGYGNGNLGRKVPKETISISGELESMIVDHQKSKGNSNLLRASSSNMMIYGNLGNLRQPAAGGNTTTNSYSVAKDNVSTPNGKYPNTVMGNVVKKPVEEKRKEEQQQPASLCRALSTRMDPEQLKFMGNEDYKNGRFGEALALYEAAIAIDPNKASYRSNKSAALAALGRVLEAVFECREAIKIEPHYHRAHHRLANLYLRLGDVEKAIYHYKHAGLEADQDDIAKAKTVQTHLNKCTEAKRRRDWNSLLKESDSAINDGADSAPQIFALKAEALLKLHRHQDADKTLLGGPIFNFDDLNKYFGPIGNANLLVVRAQVDMAAGRFDEALGAIQRAVKLDPNNKEANTVMRKARAVAAARSNGNEHFKASKFSEACLAYVEGLEHDPHNAVLLCNRAACWSKLGHLEKAVDDCTHALNLRPAYTKARLRRADCNFKMKKWEASIQDYTILVKETPDNEEVKKGLSQAQMQLNKHNGEVV, from the exons ATGGAGGAGTTTTCGCCGGAAAGGAGATCAGGTTGTGGGATATTAAATGCAGTATTTGGGAAGCGTAATTTTTGGCCTAGGAGGACTACTTCAACAGGTTCTTTGCATATtattaacaacaacaacaacaacgtCATCAACGACAAAACTGCAGCCAACTCAAACACAAAGCGGCGGCGAAGTGGCTCTGATGAGACGGAGTTTTTCGGACCGGAAGCGCCGCCATTAAAACCCTCCGTGAAATCGGTCCCAAATCATCCTAAGCCCCACCAGCAAAACCTGGTTCAGAAACCCGTTGTAGAACAGAGTAGAGCAACAACGACTGCTACCCAAGGATATGGCAACGGTAACCTTGGTCGAAAGGTGCCTAAGGAAACCATTAGTATCTCCGGCGAGCTCGAAAGCATGATCGTCGATCACCAAAAATCCAAAGGCAACAGCAATCTCCTTCGAGCTTCATCCAGTAACATGATGATTTATGGCAATTTAGGCAACTTGAGGCAACCTGCTGCAGGAGGGAACACTACCACCAATTCATATAGCGTTGCAAAGGACAATGTTTCGACGCCTAATGGGAAATATCCCAACACCGTAATGGGAAATGTAGTGAAGAAACCGGTTGAAGAAAAACGCAAGGAAGAACAACAACAACCAGCTTCTCTTTGTCGAGCTCTTTCAACCAGAATGGATCCCGAACAGTTGAAATTCATGGGCAATGAAGATTATAAGAATGGGAGGTTCGGAGAAGCTTTGGCTTTGTATGAAGCCGCCATTGCTATTGATCCCAATAAAGCTTCTTATCGAAGCAACAAAAGTGCAGCTTTAGCAGCTTTGGGAAGGGTTCTTGAAGCAGTTTTCGAGTGCAGAGAAGCCATTAAAATTGAACCTCATTATCACAGAGCTCACCATCGTTTAGCTAACTTATATCTCAG ATTAGGGGATGTGGAGAAAGCTATATATCACTACAAGCATGCAGGCCTTGAGGCTGATCAAGACGACATTGCCAAAGCTAAAACTGTTCAGACACATTTAAACAAATGTACTGAAGCTAAAAGGCGACGAGATTGGAACAGTTTGCTAAAAGAATCAGATTCCGCCATTAATGATGGTGCCGATTCAGCTCCACAG ATATTTGCATTGAAAGCTGAGGCCTTGTTAAAGCTCCACAGACACCAAGATGCCGATAAAACATTATTGGGaggtccaattttcaattttgatgactTAAATAAATACTTTGGCCCAATTGGTAACGCCAATTTGCTGGTTGTTCGAGCTCAGGTGGATATGGCAGCCGGCAG ATTTGATGAAGCATTGGGGGCGATTCAACGAGCCGTTAAGCTGGATCCGAACAACAAAGAAGCGAACACCGTAATGCGAAAAGCGAGAGCAGTAGCGGCGGCTCGATCCAACGGCAATGAGCATTTCAAGGCATCAAAATTCTCGGAAGCATGCTTGGCATACGTGGAAGGGCTGGAGCATGACCCCCACAACGCCGTCTTGTTGTGCAACCGAGCCGCTTGTTGGTCCAAACTTGGTCACTTGGAAAAGGCAGTTGATGACTGCACCCATGCCCTCAACCTCCGCCCTGCCTACACCAAGGCTAGACTACGACGAGCCGATTGTAATTTCAAG ATGAAGAAATGGGAAGCTTCAATACAAGACTACACAATTTTGGTAAAGGAAACACCAGACAACGAGGAGGTGAAAAAGGGATTGTCCCAGGCTcaaatgcaacttaacaagcataATGGTGAAGTTGTATAA